The genomic stretch TCTGGATCGGGTTCGTGAGGTCGCATGTCGCGAACTCCGCGTGGCCCACCTCCACCGTCTTCTCGTCGCCTCCGCCGTACTCGAACCCTGCTCCAAAACAAGCCTACTTCGTAACCGCCGCCAAATTTCTAGTAAGAGTAAATTGTTGGGAATTACTCCATGAAgtttttgtcaaattttcaaTTTAGCTGACAAATTATGAAATTACAATTTGTTCTTAATATTCCTACGGCAATCAAATACAATAATCTATATAATTTAATGAACTTTCCATTTTTGAATAAGACCATTTTTTTATGAACGAATCAAAGATGAAACTATATTTTTCAACcaaatattagtagtagtataatttactCTCTCCATCTGTCACCATTTGATCCGCCAcaggttttaaaaaatactataatagaaagtgggttgaaaaataTTAGTGGCACGTGCACataggtcctacttttatatattagttttatagcaAAATGTGATTAGGAATGAATTAGAATgtgggttgaaaaaattagtggcaCGTGCACgtaggtcctacttttatatattagttttatatcaAAATGTGATTAGGAATGAATTAGAATGTTAGGtctactaccaaaaatagtaaaagtgaaaatgtcaaatttttaggtacggacgaaaatagaaataagtgacaaattttcagggacgggtggagtatttaatttatgaacATTATTTAATTACTGACGATAATGCCCATATATAATTCAGGGACGGGCACGTACGTAATTTGTCACCAACGGTGAAGAAGCGGCCGACCAACCAAGCGGTGGGGTTGAAATCAGGTCCCCAGCCGCCGACGACGTGGTGCGTCTCGGCGGAGACACTGGCGCCGGCGAGAGCGACTGCAGCCACAATCGCCAGCAAAGCAGCAGGCATGCGTAGTTGATTAATGAAGAAAAGAAACGCTAAAACACAAGGGCTTTGCGGTTGAAACTTAGATGGTGGATTTTCTCTTGTCTCATAAATAAGGCGAGCTGGACATCCTGCTGCTGCTGAAGGACATCCTGCCCAAAATGTTATAGAAATTAACAAACAAACTGCTCTTCACTCTGCTTCTGATGCTGAGAAGTTGCTTGGAGATGGTGGATATGAGGTTGCCACATGCCTTTTGAATGCTGGAAGAATTGTTTCTTCTCTTCGATATCTTTACTGACTTCTTTTTGTTTGTGTCTTTGAGTGATTATGGCAGGGCAGTGGCGGAGCCACATCGGAACAACCCCAAAACTTATCATCATAATGAATTTAGGTATACCTAATAACAATTTGCATCCTTGGTCCAGCGGTAATCCGCTCTTATTTAGCATAGTAGTCCTGAGTTCAAATGCCCCTTGTATATTCCTTCATTTGTTTATTCAAatcttttgtgttttttttcttactgctccttattttgtttattcaaatctttttatctttttctatatgGATACAATTCACACATATTTATTCTTTCTGTTTTCAAATCTTTAAAAGATATTTTTCATTATCTTTGATTATTTTagcttttaaaaaatattataatgtaTTTTAGTTGCATATCGTTTAGGCACTGTTGAAgaatattttcatatatttctCAAGTATGTAGCAAGGGAGGAAAATAAATGCCTAAATAGGCATAGAGAATATTTACATATGGTATGATTTGCTATGATTTACCCTAGCTACAAATTCGAAAAGAATCACTCATAATTGATTTCATGATCTTTTCAAAATTTCCCTTGATTTCTTCCTTgatttctaacactccccctcaagttgaacAATGAGATCTCCCATGTTCAACTTACCCAATACTTCAATGAAGCTCCTTGCATCCACAGCCTTTGTAAGAATATCGGCTAGCTGATCTTTCGAACGTACAAATGGAAGGTCCACCACCCCTGATTCTATATTCTCCTTGATAAAGTGACGATCGATCTCAACATGTTTCGTTCGATCGTGTTGCactggattttcagatatactgattgctGTCTTGTTGTCGCAGAAGAGTTTGCACGGATTTTTTGTCATTAAGCCGAGTTCCGTCAATAACTTCATTATCCATAAGATTTCTGTCAGTTCACTCTTGATCCCGcgaaattctgcttctgcaCTCGACAAGGCTACCATCTTTTGCTTCTTACTCCGCCAAGTCACAAGATTACCTCCCACGAAGGTAAAGTACCCTGCAGTCGATTTTCGGTCATTTGGGTTAcctgcccagtctgcatcagtGAACCCATGCACCTCCAAGTTTCCATGGTTCTCGAATAAGAGTCCATGTCCAGGTGTTCCCTTCAAGTAGCGTACATCCTCAACGCTGCTTCCCAATGGTCGGCTTGATAGcttatgcataaactgactaacaATTCCCACGGCATATGTGATATCCGGTCTAGTGTGAGAAAGATAGATAAGTTTACCGACTAGGCGTTGATATCTTGTTTG from Salvia splendens isolate huo1 chromosome 4, SspV2, whole genome shotgun sequence encodes the following:
- the LOC121800970 gene encoding uclacyanin 1-like, which codes for MPAALLAIVAAVALAGASVSAETHHVVGGWGPDFNPTAWLVGRFFTVGDKLRFEYGGGDEKTVEVGHAEFATCDLTNPIQMLTDPVSHVALEEEGIRYYTSGDPESCRKLPVHDHDHDFDPSSPYDPWEPDEPSPSEHDVPSPPYP